A window of Rhizoctonia solani chromosome 5, complete sequence genomic DNA:
CTGTTAGTACAAATGCGTATCACGAGAAAACTAACGAACCTGTTGCCAGTATATGGCAATCCAGTGCGGCTGCAGACGTGTCCCTTGTTTTTCCGCCAACagcttggccaagtcaatcTCGCCGAGTTCCATGACCATCATCAAGTATCTGCCCCCTCGACCGACAGCCTGGGAATCAATCAATTTGATGATTCGTTCGTTCCCGTCTAATCGCTTAAGGAGCTGCATCTCGTTGACGTATCCCCGCATGGTCTCCTCGTCCACTTTAGAGTCGAGCCGGACCCGTTTCAAGGCGTATATTTTGTTGTTCGGGGAGATTACTTTGTAGACTTTCGAAGAGCCCCCACGGCCGATACAGTCTACAACTGTATATTCTTGTTTGTTACACTGCGAATGGAGGGGAGTGTGAGCCAATGTGGGAAGCAAATGTAGGGACCAAATCGCGTTGGGGAGGGATATGGGTGGCCAATATCAGGAGGAAAGTATAAGAAGTATGCTCGGCGAATTGAAACAGCGCCAATCAATACGACAAGATTGAGAGTATAATGGACATTAGCATACGGTCCCAAAAGATTTTGGTATGCCTCGAGTTATCCAAGGGTATAgtgataaaaaaaaaaggaaatcaAGGGGAAAACAAACTCACAATAAATCTATCTCGCTTGGCCGGTAAAACTCCTTCCCGTTGTGAAGTCCCAGGTAATAACCCGAGTGAGCTCGCGGGCCTCACGTCCCTCTCCATCCTGTCTGCGTCTGCCCTTGGGTCCCTAACGTCAGCTCTCGAATCGGCTCGGTTTCGATTATCGACCTCTCTCAACCGCTCGCGCTCCCTCTCCAACATTTTCCCATCGTCTCGACCATAATCCACCGGGTCTGACCTCTCTCTCTCGCGTTCCTGCCACAGCTGCCCACCTCTGTTCTCCTTTTCACGTGCGATAACGGTGCTGGTAGGGGGCGATGGCGCCGTGGGACTACGTTTATGTCGTAGTGAACTGAGCGGGGATTTGTTGGATGGAGGTGTATCAAGCGGAGATGGTCGCAAGGTTTCAGACGTTCGTCGAACGTGTTCATGGTGGTTTTGAACCGATTTGACTTGCGGCTGGGCATAGTAACCTGAACTCGTGCTTGGCCGTTCGTTCCATCCTACCGAGGACATACTTCGGGGCTGAGGAGGCGGATCGTACCCTCTCCCTACATAACCATGCTCGTCTTCAGGTTGGGCATGGTCGAGTGCCAGGTCGGGTGCACCAGGTGAAAGAATGGGATCCAGGCCGGGACGAACAGTATCAAAGCTCGGTCGGTCAAAGGACTGTCGTAGACTCTCGCGAAGAGAGTCAATACTATGCTTGGGCTGCATGCTTTCGATGGATGGTCTCCCAGGGATGGGGGGCCGAGACCGAGAACCTTTTGACCAGCTTCCGATGGAGGATTTCCAGTCCTGTAAACGTGCCTTGACAGATCCGACTCCGCCGCGGAGCGAAGAGGCAGTCGAAGCGAGCGACGAAGTACTAGTTTTGGCTAATGCGGAAGATGTGGCCAATGGGTGAGGGTCGTGATGGGGTGAAGGGGGCTTTGGCTCGTGTATGGGGCTTTCGATCGGGGATATGGGTATGGGGGAAATTGGCATTTGTCGAAGCCCAGCATCGGGAGTGGACATGGAACGACCGAGGGAGCGAGCAGGGTGCTCAGGCGCTGGGAACGATATCAGAGGGGCAGCAAACAAAATCCCTAAATTAAACTTACTACTCTTGGGTCTCAGAACATGATTTCTTTCCGAGGCTCGTGGGGCAATCGGATAAGGTATTTGCTGCTGCTCACGCTCCTCCTCGTCAGTCTCCGGCTCTTCTGCTGGTTGATCTTTGACAAGAACGCGTCGAGGAGGGCTTATCCTGCCGTTGCCGGGCCGAGAGAGAAATTTGCCAGCATGAGCGCTAGCGCTAAGAAGCGGTCTCCGCGTGTTTAGGGGCGTAACTTCGGACAATGGCCTTGCAGGTGCTGCTCGGCTCGCAGCGGGAACAAGTGTGCGTTTCAAACTGCCGGTGCGGGGCGGAGCGAGACCATCGGGGCTGTATTGCTCAGACGTAGGGGAAATGCCAAGTGCTCCCGCAGGCTGAGATGCCGTCCGCAGAAATGGCCGGTTGGTCACAAGGGGAGGGAGCGCCGTCTGGAGCACATTGCCGCCTTGAGCAAGTGTGCTTGCGCGTGGTCGAGGGGATTCGTCTGCCGTATGCAAGTCACCAGTACCGAGAGAATTCAACGATAATCCAGGGCTCCCAACTACCTTGCCATTTCCCAGAACATTATCCATCTGCGGGTCCACTTCTAGTTCATCTTCATCGTCACTGATGTCCAGCTTCAATGCATCGAGATTCGGGCGAAAAGGCGACACAGGCGGGGGAAGTCCTGCCGCGTGACTAGATAGCATTGCACTGCTTATGATTAGCTTCAGCAAAGCCTATCCatc
This region includes:
- a CDS encoding other/TTK protein kinase, producing the protein MLSSHAAGLPPPVSPFRPNLDALKLDISDDEDELEVDPQMDNVLGNGKVVGSPGLSLNSLGTGDLHTADESPRPRASTLAQGGNVLQTALPPLVTNRPFLRTASQPAGALGISPTSEQYSPDGLAPPRTGSLKRTLVPAASRAAPARPLSEVTPLNTRRPLLSASAHAGKFLSRPGNGRISPPRRVLVKDQPAEEPETDEEEREQQQIPYPIAPRASERNHVLRPKSTPEHPARSLGRSMSTPDAGLRQMPISPIPISPIESPIHEPKPPSPHHDPHPLATSSALAKTSTSSLASTASSLRGGVGSVKARLQDWKSSIGSWSKGSRSRPPIPGRPSIESMQPKHSIDSLRESLRQSFDRPSFDTVRPGLDPILSPGAPDLALDHAQPEDEHGYVGRGYDPPPQPRSMSSVGWNERPSTSSGYYAQPQVKSVQNHHEHVRRTSETLRPSPLDTPPSNKSPLSSLRHKRSPTAPSPPTSTVIAREKENRGGQLWQERERERSDPVDYGRDDGKMLERERERLREVDNRNRADSRADVRDPRADADRMERDVRPASSLGLLPGTSQREGVLPAKRDRFICNKQEYTVVDCIGRGGSSKVYKVISPNNKIYALKRVRLDSKVDEETMRGYVNEMQLLKRLDGNERIIKLIDSQAVGRGGRYLMMVMELGEIDLAKLLAEKQGTRLQPHWIAIYWQQMLEAVQTIHEEKIVHSDLKPANFVLVKGSLKLIDFGIAKAIANDTTNIQREHQVGTLNYMSPESIEETQTANGRRLKLGRAKSIPAVPATDKEGPRQIPEWATPVPTDVVNTLKGCLTRDPKQRSTIPDLLDDPWLRSWKHTTAPQPETPKLKENEAIVTEAWLKQIIEHASKEAIENGALDEEAVQQMAQNLLPALRLANTKHPAYSKFC